A DNA window from Candidatus Roseilinea sp. contains the following coding sequences:
- a CDS encoding transcriptional regulator, which yields MNKTELLELIANGENSRVEFKRDDVHPDSLATEMAALLNLEGGVVLLGVEDDGRIAGLTRSREQAEEWVMNIARQNLQPAIIPVWSSITMEDGKIVGIVELPPDSPGKPYKARRGNAWVTYIRVGSTSREATREEEARLYQAARLVRYEIKPVPNTGIHSLDMSRLENYFGVILKRSLPDRKDVEAWRQFLLNSDLLVEAGGNLCASVAGLLLFGENPNRRLPQAGVTAVAFPGTEKEYNTIDEERIRGPLVSVVSARGRVLDRGVIDRAVDFVNRNMGSMAWLEGGRRRRKKAYPLDAVREAIVNAVAHRDYAREGTDIEVSLYRDRLEIISPGRLPNGVTVEKMKLGVVRVARNELLKEILRDYGYVEHFGMGVRNRIIESMRAHNGTEPDLIEEEDRFVVRLWKERRQS from the coding sequence ATGAACAAGACCGAATTGCTCGAACTCATCGCCAACGGGGAGAACTCTCGTGTCGAGTTCAAACGTGATGATGTCCACCCGGACTCGTTGGCGACTGAGATGGCCGCTTTGCTCAACCTTGAGGGGGGCGTGGTCTTGCTTGGAGTGGAGGATGACGGCCGGATTGCGGGACTGACCAGAAGCCGCGAGCAAGCTGAGGAGTGGGTGATGAACATCGCACGGCAAAACCTGCAGCCGGCAATCATCCCGGTGTGGAGCTCGATAACGATGGAGGACGGTAAGATCGTGGGGATCGTGGAGCTTCCACCCGACAGCCCGGGAAAACCGTACAAGGCGAGGCGGGGCAATGCGTGGGTCACGTACATTCGTGTTGGGAGCACCTCGCGCGAAGCCACACGCGAGGAAGAGGCAAGACTGTATCAAGCAGCGCGGCTCGTTCGGTACGAGATCAAGCCGGTCCCGAACACCGGCATCCACAGTCTCGATATGAGCCGGCTTGAAAACTACTTCGGCGTCATTCTGAAGCGGTCGCTGCCAGATCGGAAGGATGTCGAAGCGTGGCGACAGTTCCTGCTCAATTCCGATTTGCTGGTTGAAGCCGGAGGCAACCTTTGCGCCTCGGTCGCCGGCCTCCTGCTCTTCGGCGAAAACCCGAACCGTCGTCTGCCGCAGGCAGGCGTGACGGCAGTGGCCTTCCCGGGCACGGAAAAGGAATACAACACGATCGACGAGGAGCGGATTCGAGGACCGCTGGTTTCGGTAGTTTCCGCGCGCGGCCGTGTTCTGGACAGGGGTGTCATTGATCGTGCGGTGGATTTCGTGAACCGCAATATGGGGAGCATGGCTTGGCTCGAAGGAGGCCGCCGGCGCAGGAAGAAGGCATACCCCCTCGATGCGGTACGAGAGGCAATCGTCAACGCGGTCGCGCATCGCGACTACGCTCGTGAGGGCACGGACATCGAGGTTTCGCTCTATCGTGATCGGCTGGAAATCATTTCCCCCGGCCGACTTCCAAACGGTGTGACCGTAGAGAAGATGAAGCTCGGTGTCGTACGAGTCGCGCGCAACGAGCTTCTGAAGGAGATTCTCCGCGACTACGGCTATGTGGAGCACTTCGGAATGGGGGTGCGCAACCGGATTATCGAGTCCATGCGTGCCCACAACGGGACGGAGCCGGACCTTATTGAAGAAGAGGACCGTTTCGTGGTCCGCCTCTGGAAGGAGCGCCGGCAATCATGA